The Thermodesulfobacteriota bacterium genome contains the following window.
TATTTTTTCAACCTTATTATAGTCGATCTCCGGGAATATAATCTGCTCCTTGATGCCCAAGGTGTAATTCCCTCTACCGTCAAAAGACCCTTCAGATACCCCTCTGAAGTCTCGCACCCGAGGCAGGGCCACATGCACCAGCTTTGCGAGAAAATCATACATGCGGTCTCCGCGTAAGGTCACCATGCAACCAATAGACATTCCCTCGCGCAGCTTAAAAGAAGCTATTGACTTCCTGGCCTTGGTTATCACCGGTCGCTGTCCGGCGATTAGAGTTAACTCTTCTGTCGCCGATTCCAGCGCTTTTGCATTTTGAATAGCCTCCCCTAAGCCCATGTTAAGCATAATCTTAACCAGTTTAGGAAGCTGCATAGTATTTTTGTAACCAAACTCCTTCATCAGGAGAGGCACACATTCCTTATGATAAAACTCCTTCATCGAAGCCATGCCAAAGCCTCCAGCATCATACCGCTTTTATCCTTTATTATTTTCAATAGGTTCACCGCATTTACGGCAGATACGCACCTTCTTCCCGTCTTCAAGGGTTTTAAAGCCAACCCGTACGGGGTCTGTACATTTTGGACAAACCAACATCAGGTTCGATATGTGTACCGGGGCCTCTTTCTCTATAATGCCACCCTCTTTTGAAAGCGGCCCTGGGCGCGTATGTCTCTTCGCTACATTAACCTTCTCTACCAGTGCCCGATATTTCTTGGGGATAATCCTTAATACCTTGCCTATCTTACCCTTATCCTTGCCGACCATGACCATTACCCGGTCATTCTTCTTTATATAAGTCTTTAGGCTATCCATCCCTAAAGTACCTCCGGAGCCAAAGAAATAATCTTCATGAATTTTTTTGCCCGTAGTTCCCGGGCCACCGGCCCAAAGATACGCGTTCCGACAGGCTCCCCCTGGGCATTAATAAGCACTGCCGAATTATCATCAAAGCGGATATAACTTCCATCCGGACGTCCTAATTCTTTAGTCGTCCGTACGACTACGGCCCGCATCACATCCCCCTTTTTTACCTTAGAATTGGGCAGGGCCTCTTTAACAGAAACAATGATTAGGTCGCCCACACGGGCATATCGTCGTCGTGTGCCGCCCAACACCCGGATGCAACCCACAAGTTTTGCTCCTGAGTTGTCAGCCACATTCAATCTGGTTTCTGTCTGTATCATTGCCTTATTCCCCTTATTGTCCTCAAGTGGGCTATTATTAGTCCGGGAGATATAGCTAATTAGCCTTAAACTGCCCGCTCAATAACCTGTCTTACCCCCCACCTTTTATCACGGCTCAACGGGCGACATTCCTCAATCATTACCTTATCGCCCACTTTACAGGCATTGGCTTCATCGTGAGCCTTATACCTGGCCCGCCTGCGGACATATTTTTTATAGACAGGATGTTTAACCAGCCGTTCTACCTGCACAACTATCGTCTTGTCCATTTTATCACTGACTACGATACCGATTTGTGTTTTACGATGTCCAGCTTCTTTCATTCCTTGTCACCTTCAAGACCAAAAGCTAAAACTTTTTATTTTTCACAGATAACCGTCTCGACCCGGGCAATATCACGCTTTAATAAACGAAACCTAGCCGTATTTTCCAATTGCTGGGTCGAATGCTGAAATTTAATTCTGAACAACTCCTCCCTGAGGTCCTTAATCTTCGTCTGTAGTTCATCCGGACTTAAGGCACGGAGGTCTTTTGCTTTCATGATAATTCACTCCTTGATACAACCTGTGTAGGCAGAGGCAATTTATACGCAGCCAGTCTTAGGGCTTCCATAGCCACTGCCTTGCTGACTCCCTCCATCTCATAGAGAATGCGCCCCGGTTTAATCACGGCCACCCATCCCTCCGGGGCCCCTTTCCCTTTACCCATACGTGTCTCAGCGGGCTTTTTAGTAACCGGCTTATCAGGGAATATCCTTATCCATACCTTGCCGCCGCGCTTAACATGCCGGGTGATAGCGATTCGCGCCGCCTCGATCTGTTGAGAAGTCAGCCGGCCGCAAGTTACTGCCTGGAGCCCATAATCACCAAAAGCCAGAGCGCTCCCTCTATAGGCTGCCCCCTTCATACGCCCTTTCTGCTGCTTGCGATATTTAACTTTTTTGGGACTAAGCATATTGTTCCTCTTAGGTTAAATCTTCTTACGCAGTGCCCGCTTCCGGAAACACTTCGCCTTTGAACATCCACACCTTGACCCCGATGATCCCGTATGTGGTCTTGGCTTCAGCAAAACCATAGTCTATATCGGCGCGTAGGGTATGCAGCGGCACCCGCCCTTCCCGGTACCACTCCCGCCTGGCCATCTCTGCGCCGCCAAGCCGACCGGCGCAAGCTATCCGTACGCCCTTAGCGCCCAGCCTTAGGGACGTAAAAACCGCCTTTTTCATGGCCCGGCGAAACGAAACCCGCCGCTCCAGTTGCAAGGCCACACTTTCTGCTACCAGTTGAGCATCCAGTTCCGGTTTCCGCACTTCGTGAATATCTAAAATAACCGGCCGCTTAATCTGCTTCTCTATCTCCTGTTTAAGCTTCTCTATCTCTGCTCCCTTTTTACCGATGACGATGCTGGGCCGGGCGGTATAAATCTTCACCTTTAGCTTATCAGCAGCCCGCTCGATCAAGAGCCTGGAAATCCCGGCATGATAAAGCTTTTTCTTTATGAAGTCCCGAATCTTTCTGTCTTCATAAACAAAGGCTGCAAAATCTTTTTTAGCAAACCATCGTGAATCCCAGGTTCTTATATAACCAAGCCTAAAACTAATCGGATTTACCTTCTGCCCCAAGTTATCCTCCTGCCTTATCTCCTAATTTTCATCCAGAACTACGGTTATATGACTCGTACGTTTGATTATGCGATTAGCCTTTCCCATGGACCTAGGCCGCCAACGTTTTAGCCTGGGGCCTTCATCGACGAATATCTTCTTAATATAAAGTGTGTCCACGTCTATTTTAGGATTCTGTGCGGCATTCGCCAAGGCTGAATAGATAACCTTACTCACCAGTCGCGCAGCCTTTTTCGGTACAAACTTCAAGAGATTCAAGGCCTCATTTACCTTCTTACCGCTTACCGGTCTGGTCACCGTTCTGGCCTTCATTGCAGAAATGCGCACATGCCTTGCTACTGCTTTAGACTCCATAGCTCCTTACACTCCCCAGTCCAAAATCACCTGCCTGCGTATATGATCTATCCGTTAAATCTATAAAAACAACCCCTGCAAGCTACTTCTTCCCCTTAACTTTGGTCTTACGATCGCCAGAATGGGCATGAAAAGTACGCGTGGGCGAAAATTCTCCGAGTTTATGGCCTACCATATTCTCAGAGACAAAAACCGGTATAAATTTCCTACCATTGTGCACTGCAAATGTAATACCGACCATATCCGGTATGACAGTTGACCGCCGTGACCAGGTTTTAATGACCTTTTTCCCTTGAGATTGACGGGCCTCATCCAGCTTCTTCATTAAATGTCCATCTACAAAGGGACCTTTCTTAACTGATCTTGCCACCCTGCTCCCCCCTCGAAATTACATGACCATCAAACTCGTGCCTGAACCACGTATTAATAGATTGATAATACCTAGGAACGCCTTTTAATTATAAGTTTATCACTGCTCTTTCGCCGACGGGTCTTATAGCCCTTGGTAGGATAGCCCCATGGCGTACAGGGATGCCTGCCTCCGGAAGACTTTCCTTCACCCCCACCCATAGGATGGTCGACCGGGTTCATAGCCACACCGCGGACATGAGGTCTTTTTCCCATCCATCTCGCACGGCCGGCCTTACCCAAAGAGACGCTTTCATGTTCCAGATTACCGACTTGACCCACCGTAGCCATACAGGCCACATGAACCTGCCGCACTTCACCCGAAGGCAACTTAATCTGACTATATTTACCCTCTTTAGCCATGAGCTGACCATAGGATCCGGCGCTCCGTATAATCTGCCCACCCCTGCCGGGCCGTAGTTCCAGGTTATGCACCAATGTACCCATGGGCATCTTACCAATAGGCAGGGCATTGCCTGGCTTAATGTCCGCATTTTCGCCGGACACCACTGTATCCCCTACCGCCAGGCCAACTGGAGCTAAAATGTAGCGTTTTTCTCCATCTGCGTAATGGAGGAGGGCAATGCGCGCCGAACGGTTAGGATCATACTCAATGCTCGCCACCATTGCTGAAACATCACGCTTGTCACGTTTGAAATCAATCAATCTATATTTTCGCTTATGTCCCCCGCCTTTATGTCGCGCCGTCATCCGGCCCGCATTATTTCGGCCGCCGCTCTTATTTATAGGAACCAGAAGGCTCTTTTCCGCCTCAACCGCCGACAGGCCCTCGCCCACAATAGCAGTTTGCGTCCTTCTACCCGGTGATGTAGGTTTATAACTCTTGATTGGCATACCCGTCCCTCATACTAAAACTCTATCTAAACGCCTTCGAAAAATTCTATGCGTTCTCCAGGCCTTAAAGTCACAATGGCCTTCTTCCAGTCGGAACTATATCCCATATTACGGCCAACCCGTCTCTGTTTGCCGGGGTTAACCTGGGTCCGTACAGCTGCCACCTTGGCCTTAAAAATACGCTCGACGGCCTCTTTTATCTCTATTTTATTAGCTTGCCGGTCCACAACAAAACAAACCTGATTGGCATTTTCTTTCTGCCAGGTGCTTTTCTCCGTGAGGCATGGGCCTTTTATTATTTGATATATATCCTTCATGACAAGAGAAACTCCTCGATCTTTGGGATACAATCCCTGTGCAAAATCAGATTATTATGTATCAAGATGTCATGCACATTAATATCCGTGTACGGCAAGACATCTACGTAAGGTATATTGCGGGCTGATTTTTCCAGGTTTTCCTGCCGCTCGTTCATTACAATCAAGACATTTTCTACACCGAGATTATTCATGGTCTGGACAATTTTTTTTGTCTTGATCTCATCTAAAGTAAAATCATCCACAATCAACATCTGGCTATCTCTCAGCTTGGCGCTTAAGGCCATGCGTAGCGCCAGTTTTCTGACCTTGCGCGTCACCTTATAGCTATAGTCACGCGGTTTTGGGCCAAAAACTGCTCCTCCGCGTCTCCACACAGGCGAGGTATTACTACCACTCCGCGCCCGTCCCGTGCCCTTCTGACGCCAGGGCTTGCTCCCGCCACCGCTGACCTCACTCCGGTCTTTAGTTGAAGCTG
Protein-coding sequences here:
- the rplE gene encoding 50S ribosomal protein L5; amino-acid sequence: MASMKEFYHKECVPLLMKEFGYKNTMQLPKLVKIMLNMGLGEAIQNAKALESATEELTLIAGQRPVITKARKSIASFKLREGMSIGCMVTLRGDRMYDFLAKLVHVALPRVRDFRGVSEGSFDGRGNYTLGIKEQIIFPEIDYNKVEKIRGLNVTIVTSAQTDAEGRYLLKLLGMPFRS
- the rplX gene encoding 50S ribosomal protein L24, whose amino-acid sequence is MDSLKTYIKKNDRVMVMVGKDKGKIGKVLRIIPKKYRALVEKVNVAKRHTRPGPLSKEGGIIEKEAPVHISNLMLVCPKCTDPVRVGFKTLEDGKKVRICRKCGEPIENNKG
- the rplN gene encoding 50S ribosomal protein L14, yielding MIQTETRLNVADNSGAKLVGCIRVLGGTRRRYARVGDLIIVSVKEALPNSKVKKGDVMRAVVVRTTKELGRPDGSYIRFDDNSAVLINAQGEPVGTRIFGPVARELRAKKFMKIISLAPEVL
- the rpsQ gene encoding 30S ribosomal protein S17 → MKEAGHRKTQIGIVVSDKMDKTIVVQVERLVKHPVYKKYVRRRARYKAHDEANACKVGDKVMIEECRPLSRDKRWGVRQVIERAV
- the rpmC gene encoding 50S ribosomal protein L29; this encodes MKAKDLRALSPDELQTKIKDLREELFRIKFQHSTQQLENTARFRLLKRDIARVETVICEK
- the rplP gene encoding 50S ribosomal protein L16; this translates as MLSPKKVKYRKQQKGRMKGAAYRGSALAFGDYGLQAVTCGRLTSQQIEAARIAITRHVKRGGKVWIRIFPDKPVTKKPAETRMGKGKGAPEGWVAVIKPGRILYEMEGVSKAVAMEALRLAAYKLPLPTQVVSRSELS
- the rpsC gene encoding 30S ribosomal protein S3, whose product is MGQKVNPISFRLGYIRTWDSRWFAKKDFAAFVYEDRKIRDFIKKKLYHAGISRLLIERAADKLKVKIYTARPSIVIGKKGAEIEKLKQEIEKQIKRPVILDIHEVRKPELDAQLVAESVALQLERRVSFRRAMKKAVFTSLRLGAKGVRIACAGRLGGAEMARREWYREGRVPLHTLRADIDYGFAEAKTTYGIIGVKVWMFKGEVFPEAGTA
- the rplV gene encoding 50S ribosomal protein L22, encoding MESKAVARHVRISAMKARTVTRPVSGKKVNEALNLLKFVPKKAARLVSKVIYSALANAAQNPKIDVDTLYIKKIFVDEGPRLKRWRPRSMGKANRIIKRTSHITVVLDEN
- the rpsS gene encoding 30S ribosomal protein S19, with amino-acid sequence MARSVKKGPFVDGHLMKKLDEARQSQGKKVIKTWSRRSTVIPDMVGITFAVHNGRKFIPVFVSENMVGHKLGEFSPTRTFHAHSGDRKTKVKGKK
- the rplB gene encoding 50S ribosomal protein L2, with amino-acid sequence MPIKSYKPTSPGRRTQTAIVGEGLSAVEAEKSLLVPINKSGGRNNAGRMTARHKGGGHKRKYRLIDFKRDKRDVSAMVASIEYDPNRSARIALLHYADGEKRYILAPVGLAVGDTVVSGENADIKPGNALPIGKMPMGTLVHNLELRPGRGGQIIRSAGSYGQLMAKEGKYSQIKLPSGEVRQVHVACMATVGQVGNLEHESVSLGKAGRARWMGKRPHVRGVAMNPVDHPMGGGEGKSSGGRHPCTPWGYPTKGYKTRRRKSSDKLIIKRRS
- a CDS encoding 50S ribosomal protein L23 — encoded protein: MKDIYQIIKGPCLTEKSTWQKENANQVCFVVDRQANKIEIKEAVERIFKAKVAAVRTQVNPGKQRRVGRNMGYSSDWKKAIVTLRPGERIEFFEGV
- the rplD gene encoding 50S ribosomal protein L4 gives rise to the protein MPVLDVYNMQKEKVSEITLNDDVFSVPVREDVLHEVVTMQLAKRRAGTASTKDRSEVSGGGSKPWRQKGTGRARSGSNTSPVWRRGGAVFGPKPRDYSYKVTRKVRKLALRMALSAKLRDSQMLIVDDFTLDEIKTKKIVQTMNNLGVENVLIVMNERQENLEKSARNIPYVDVLPYTDINVHDILIHNNLILHRDCIPKIEEFLLS